In Candidatus Methylacidithermus pantelleriae, the genomic window AAACCTTCGAGGATCCCGTACCAGTTGAAGGGCCGCATTATCCACATACAAAAATTCAAGGGAAACTTCCGGAAACTCCTGAGCTACCCTGTTGAGCACCTTCCTCCAAAGAAGGCTAGATTGAAGAACGTTGGCCTTATCGACGACGGTAAGCTTTCTCTTGCGAGCCTGCGCAATTTTCATGGCCAACCGGCTAATGCGCTCAATTTCCTCGGTTTCATACACAAGGGTGTCGACGGCTCGCTCGGTTCCATGGCCCGTTGGGTAAATTCCCTTAGGCTCTCCAAAGTAAAGCCCACCCGTAAGTTCCCGAACGACGAGGATATCTGTTCCTTTTCCTAAACGTTCCTCTTTAAGAGGGGATACTGGGCCAAGCTCCGGATAAAACGTTACAGGCCGGAGGTTTGCATAAAGCCCAAAGAATTTGCGTAAGGGAAGAAGGCTTGCGCGCTCGGGTTGTGCTTCCGGCGGCAAACTTTCCCATTTGGGCCCACCAACAGCACCTAGGAAAATCGCATGGCTCTGCTGGCAGATTTCCAAGGTCGTCTCCGGGAGCGCTTTCCCGCAGGCATCAATCGCCGCTCCTCCGACCAGAGCCGGGAGCCAGCTAAGTTCAAACTGGTACTCTCTGGCTGCGGCTTGAAGCACGTGGACCGCCGCTTCCATGACTTCAGGTCCGATGCCATCTCCTGGTAAAAGGGCAATCCGGTACGAACGCATGGTGAAAAAGGGACAGTAAACCCGTTTTACGTCTGTTGTCTTTCGGGAATCAGGCCGTTTTTTCGGGCATAGGCAAAAATCCCACCGGCTTCAATCACGGGCGCTAAATCCCCTAAAGGCCGTAAGGGATAGGTATGGTCCCCACAGCGAAGGATGCCTGTATCGAGATTGACCTCGACCCATTGCCCGGTACGAAGGATATCACAAAGACGTTGGCACGACTCACAAGGGTAAAGAGCCCCTGTCGCAATGCAGTTTCGAAAAAAAATCCGCGCGTAACCCGCGGCTACGACCACCTTGCAACCGGCTGCTCCCAAAGCGATAGGAGCATGTTCTCGGGAGGAACCGC contains:
- the leuB gene encoding 3-isopropylmalate dehydrogenase, with the protein product MRSYRIALLPGDGIGPEVMEAAVHVLQAAAREYQFELSWLPALVGGAAIDACGKALPETTLEICQQSHAIFLGAVGGPKWESLPPEAQPERASLLPLRKFFGLYANLRPVTFYPELGPVSPLKEERLGKGTDILVVRELTGGLYFGEPKGIYPTGHGTERAVDTLVYETEEIERISRLAMKIAQARKRKLTVVDKANVLQSSLLWRKVLNRVAQEFPEVSLEFLYVDNAALQLVRDPRRFDVLLCENLFGDILSDELAGLAGSLGLLPSASLGSTRFGLYEPAGGSAPDIAGKGIANPLGQILSGALLFRYSLGEEEAARAIEKAVQKTLADGYRTADIATPGAHVVGTQEMAVAVAERIEPPN
- a CDS encoding 3-isopropylmalate dehydratase, yielding MERIFQGPAYVVKDNIDTDQIIPAAHLMLVPTIPEEYEKLGSFALSGLPEREYPVRFVEPGKTKTQFPILIAGKNFGCGSSREHAPIALGAAGCKVVVAAGYARIFFRNCIATGALYPCESCQRLCDILRTGQWVEVNLDTGILRCGDHTYPLRPLGDLAPVIEAGGIFAYARKNGLIPERQQT